The following are encoded together in the Misgurnus anguillicaudatus chromosome 14, ASM2758022v2, whole genome shotgun sequence genome:
- the chrna4b gene encoding neuronal acetylcholine receptor subunit alpha-4b, producing MKAIWSLFFLPTVRLQMSQVSSSSRPAHAHAEERLLQILFSNYNKLSRPVANISDVVLVHFGLSIAQLIDVDEKNQMMTTNVWVKQEWNDYKLRWNPEDYENVTSIRIPSEIIWRPDIVLYNNADGDFAVTHLTKAQVFYNGRIKWKPPAIYKSSCSIDVTFFPFDQQNCKMKFGSWTYDRAKIDLVSMASDVDQMDYWESGEWVIINAVGKYNIKKYECCTEIYPDITYYFIIRRLPLFYTINLIIPCLLISCLTVLVFYLPSECAEKITLCISVLLSLTVFLLLITEIIPSTSLVIPLIGEYLLFTMIFVTLSIIITVFVLNVHHRSPRTHRMPYWVRQLFLHLVPRYLFMKRPPASGKRNCGKLIEMMHKPIQPQSTFLRTTPLDTPSQSSLPQVGVASQRDSSPKAMFIGNSPSSQYSILQEETKQTSLAPVPGYTCTYTNSLFASSTSSFQETALGTLLHTIPQEGIEHTDCDIQGHSTESVFMDAKESFLGAGSCQHHVATERTSMKVDQDDTGVCLRYNFTNNSDEAKARNSVKLVNNLSDSLMKALEGVQYIADHLRAEDADFSVKEDWKYVAMVIDRIFLWMFVLVCILGTVGLFLPPWMAGMI from the exons ATGAAAGCTATCTGGAGTCTCTTCTTTCTTCCTACTGTCCGTCTGCAGATGTCCCAAG TGTCTTCCAGCAGCCGGCCAGCCCATGCACATGCCGAAGAAAGACTCCTCCAGATTTTATTTAGTAACTACAATAAGCTCTCTCGTCCTGTAGCAAACATCTCAGATGTGGTTCTGGTCCACTTTGGCCTGTCCATTGCTCAGCTCATTGATGTG GATGAGAAGAATCAGATGATGACCACAAACGTCTGGGTGAAACAG GAGTGGAACGATTACAAGCTGCGCTGGAACCCGGAGGACTATGAGAATGTCACCTCCATCAGGATTCCCTCGGAGATCATCTGGAGGCCGGATATTGTGCTCTATAACAA TGCAGATGGTGACTTCGCCGTGACTCACTTGACTAAAGCCCAGGTGTTTTACAATGGCAGGATCAAATGGAAGCCGCCTGCCATTTACAAGAGCTCCTGCAGCATTGATGTCACCTTCTTTCCCTTTGACCAGCAAAACTGCAAGATGAAATTCGGTTCTTGGACGTACGACCGGGCCAAAATCGACTTAGTGAGCATGGCCAGTGACGTGGATCAGATGGACTACTGGGAGAGCGGAGAGTGGGTCATCATAAATGCTGTGGGCAAATACAACATTAAGAAATACGAATGCTGTACGGAAATCTATCCGGATATCACCTACTACTTCATCATTAGACGTCTTCCTCTATTCTACACCATCAATTTGATCATTCCCTGCTTGCTGATCTCCTGCCTCACAGTGCTGGTCTTCTATCTACCGTCCGAGTGTGCGGAGAAGATCACGTTGTGCATCTCCGTCCTCCTCTCTCTTACCGTTTTCCTCCTGCTTATCACCGAAATCATACCATCAACCTCGCTGGTCATACCGCTCATCGGCGAGTACCTCCTCTTCACCATGATCTTCGTCACTCTTTCCATCATCATCACTGTGTTCGTACTCAACGTGCATCACCGTTCCCCTCGGACGCACAGAATGCCGTACTGGGTCCGCCAGCTTTTCCTTCACCTGGTTCCACGTTACCTCTTCATGAAGCGTCCGCCTGCGTCAGGTAAGAGAAACTGCGGGAAACTGATTGAGATGATGCACAAACCAATACAGCCACAGTCTACGTTTCTACGGACCACGCCGCTGGACACGCCGTCGCAAAGTTCTCTCCCTCAAGTAGGCGTGGCCTCCCAAAGGGACTCCTCCCCCAAAGCCATGTTTATTGGCAATTCTCCCAGCAGCCAGTATTCCATCCTGCAAGAAGAAACCAAACAAACATCTCTGGCGCCTGTTCCCGGTTACACATGTACATACACAAACAGCTTGTTTGCCTCTAGCACTTCATCATTTCAAGAAACTGCACTTGGTACTCTGCTACACACCATCCCACAGGAAGGAATTGAGCATACAGACTGTGATATTCAAGGTCACAGCACTGAGAGCGTCTTCATGGACGCCAAAGAGAGTTTTCTGGGGGCGGGGAGTTGTCAACACCATGTTGCAACCGAGAGGACGAGTATGAAAGTTGATCAGGATGACACAGGGGTGTGTCTGAGATATAACTTCACCAACAACAGTGATGAGGCTAAAGCTCGTAATTCAGTTAAACTAGTTAATAATCTGTCAGATTCGCTGATGAAAGCCCTGGAAGGAGTTCAATACATTGCTGACCATCTCAGAGCAGAAGATGCAGACTTTTCA GTCAAGGAAGACTGGAAATATGTTGCCATGGTGATTGATCGAATATTCCTCTGGATGTTTGTGCTGGTGTGCATTCTGGGGACCGTCGGACTTTTCCTCCCACCGTGGATGGCTGGAATGATCTAG